One stretch of Patescibacteria group bacterium DNA includes these proteins:
- a CDS encoding glycosyltransferase family 2 protein translates to MARISINIVTWNGMRYLPEALESISNQTFQDIEIVIIDNGSTDGTVEYIRDNFTGITLLRNMRNLGFAHGHNQGIRLVLNRWQNQDLENSFILVTNQDIILRKDFLEKMISVAETAPRAASFGGKLFKAFFATAEDNIEDSIKSDTLDSTGLRCFRSHRFVDRGAGERDQGQYDAEREVFGVSGAIMMLRASALASVRYKDEFFDENYFAYKEDVDLAWRLRLAGWGSLYVPEAIAHHYRGAYSAERAGWMETWRSRKSRSMIVKLNSYVNHYLTIIKNAHIRNIILRLPWIIAYELKKNIYLFFLEPRVFWKGLFKLSVKLPDALRKRKFILSRAMPTGPLRHSFSEASRQAAARPAEIRKWFK, encoded by the coding sequence ATGGCTCGAATATCCATAAATATTGTCACCTGGAACGGCATGCGCTATCTTCCCGAGGCGCTTGAGTCGATTTCTAATCAGACATTCCAGGATATTGAAATAGTGATAATTGATAATGGTTCAACCGACGGCACGGTTGAATATATCCGCGATAATTTTACCGGAATTACGCTTCTACGGAATATGCGCAACCTCGGTTTCGCGCATGGCCACAATCAGGGAATCCGCTTGGTGCTGAACCGATGGCAGAATCAGGATTTGGAAAATAGTTTCATTCTCGTTACTAATCAAGATATTATTTTGCGTAAGGATTTTTTGGAAAAAATGATTTCCGTCGCCGAGACGGCGCCGCGCGCGGCGAGTTTTGGCGGAAAGTTGTTTAAGGCGTTTTTTGCTACAGCTGAAGATAATATCGAAGACAGCATCAAGTCGGATACGCTCGATTCCACTGGCCTCCGGTGCTTTAGATCGCACCGTTTCGTGGACAGGGGGGCTGGTGAGCGCGATCAGGGGCAGTATGATGCCGAGAGGGAGGTTTTCGGTGTATCCGGGGCGATTATGATGCTGCGCGCTTCGGCACTCGCGAGTGTGAGATATAAAGATGAGTTTTTTGATGAAAATTATTTTGCGTATAAAGAGGATGTCGATCTTGCCTGGCGTTTGCGCTTGGCGGGATGGGGGAGCCTGTATGTTCCCGAAGCGATCGCTCATCATTACCGCGGCGCCTACTCGGCCGAACGCGCCGGATGGATGGAGACCTGGCGCAGCCGTAAGAGCCGCTCGATGATTGTCAAATTAAATTCGTACGTCAATCATTACCTGACGATTATAAAAAACGCGCATATCCGCAATATCATCCTGCGCCTCCCGTGGATTATTGCCTACGAGCTTAAAAAAAATATTTATTTATTTTTTCTTGAGCCTCGGGTTTTCTGGAAAGGGCTTTTTAAACTTTCCGTGAAGCTTCCGGACGCGCTCCGTAAGAGAAAATTCATCCTTTCCCGCGCCATGCCTACCGGCCCGCTTCGCCATAGCTTCAGCGAGGCGAGCAGGCAGGCCGCGGCGCGCCCGGCGGAGATAAGAAAATGGTTCAAGTAA
- a CDS encoding glycosyltransferase family 2 protein, translating to MDVSIIILNYKSSGLARQCIKSIVAAAPKLEYEIIVVDNNSHDGIGRMLREQFPQVKFIQSSRNAGFAAGNNIGLRVATGRYAMIVNPDIIVNPGTLEEMVKEMDAHPEIGLLAPQLLNPDKTIQYSCYRLPTFGIPFYRRTPLGLTPRGKRMIRSYLMAEWDHAAPREIDWCVAACIMVRRSAVECVGYFDERYFMYFEDADWCRRFHQAGFRVVYFPRAKMFHYHIRQSADVPWFMGLFQKISRIHMASALKYFWKWKGKE from the coding sequence ATGGACGTCAGTATAATCATCCTAAATTACAAAAGTTCCGGTTTGGCGCGCCAGTGCATTAAAAGCATTGTTGCAGCTGCGCCGAAACTTGAGTATGAAATTATTGTCGTTGATAACAATTCTCACGACGGCATTGGGAGAATGCTTCGCGAGCAGTTCCCGCAAGTAAAATTTATTCAGTCCAGCCGCAACGCCGGCTTTGCCGCGGGCAATAACATCGGCCTGCGCGTCGCCACCGGACGCTATGCCATGATCGTGAATCCGGACATTATTGTGAATCCCGGAACCCTGGAGGAAATGGTAAAAGAAATGGATGCCCATCCCGAAATCGGCTTGCTCGCGCCGCAGCTCCTAAATCCCGACAAAACAATTCAGTATTCATGCTATCGTCTTCCGACATTCGGCATACCGTTTTATCGCCGCACGCCGCTCGGTCTCACACCTCGCGGTAAGCGCATGATCCGCTCGTATCTTATGGCCGAATGGGACCATGCCGCTCCGCGCGAGATTGATTGGTGCGTCGCCGCCTGCATCATGGTTCGGCGAAGCGCCGTTGAGTGCGTTGGTTATTTTGACGAAAGATATTTTATGTATTTTGAAGACGCCGACTGGTGCCGTCGGTTTCATCAAGCCGGATTCAGGGTAGTATATTTTCCACGTGCAAAAATGTTTCATTATCACATCCGTCAGTCCGCTGATGTGCCGTGGTTCATGGGATTATTTCAAAAAATAAGCCGCATCCATATGGCAAGCGCGTTAAAATATTTCTGGAAGTGGAAGGGCAAGGAATAA
- a CDS encoding DUF4012 domain-containing protein — MYEYPTNFVAQAPSEVRNVRVGRPKWPYIGAVLLIIIVVLVIAAVPYALLANNIYNEALAGKANLEEAQNYAVALKFDGAREQIDDAVGHFISARRSFIPFKIFIWMPWIGRQIKAVDSLLETGVETSEAVGDLLEVGEEIYKVFELSEEIKADIKPEISGGVRFIDLDRETKREILKKLYESGPRIQEALVRIDLAISSFSRIPQDDLAKPLRDAIAPFADKLPEFKKQLTLAVPLVKILPELAGYPEPKNYLILLSNNAELRPAGGFLGTYGIFKVADGEILDLSTHDVYALDRQAESFLRVDPPPPLVKYLKVNNWYMRDANWSPDFAASAQKVLWFYSEEARGVATRRGSPLPEAPLINFNGVISVNPTVVADILSIIGPITIENQTFNSENFIDSLEYQVEVAFLSDGTPRSQRKEIISLLSAEIIDKLFSLPAVKWIDVLREAERGLEEREIIVYENDPDIQESLEFQNWAGRVRSTDGDFLKVVDANLASLKTDPYVERQIKYESWFEEDGALMARVNIHYKNTAGFSWKTTRYRTYTRVYAPEGSELVSVTGSLRDDKLANPGLEPGTPDEYNELGKTVFGAFTAIEPGAQGDLVFTYKLPESVSAMIKNGDYNLYVEKQAGAVAYGLTLSLNFDKNLKQAEPAELESHWGDRSYNLETDLRVDRTVNIKF, encoded by the coding sequence ATGTACGAGTATCCAACAAATTTTGTCGCGCAGGCTCCGAGTGAAGTTCGTAATGTCCGGGTCGGCCGGCCGAAGTGGCCGTATATCGGAGCGGTGCTTTTGATTATTATCGTTGTATTGGTAATCGCCGCCGTGCCCTACGCCCTGCTTGCCAACAATATTTACAACGAGGCTCTTGCCGGAAAGGCAAATTTAGAAGAAGCGCAGAATTACGCCGTGGCGCTTAAATTTGACGGCGCCCGCGAGCAGATCGACGACGCGGTTGGGCACTTTATATCGGCGCGCCGGAGCTTTATTCCGTTCAAAATTTTTATTTGGATGCCGTGGATCGGAAGGCAGATTAAAGCCGTGGACAGTCTTTTGGAAACCGGAGTTGAAACATCCGAAGCGGTCGGCGACCTTCTCGAGGTCGGTGAAGAAATTTATAAAGTTTTTGAATTGTCCGAAGAAATCAAGGCGGACATTAAGCCCGAAATATCCGGCGGCGTCCGGTTCATTGATCTTGACCGCGAAACAAAAAGAGAAATTTTGAAAAAATTATACGAGTCGGGTCCGCGCATCCAGGAAGCGCTCGTCCGCATCGACCTCGCCATATCGAGCTTCAGCCGTATTCCGCAGGACGATTTGGCCAAGCCGCTCCGCGACGCCATCGCGCCGTTTGCCGACAAGCTTCCGGAATTCAAGAAACAGCTGACGCTCGCCGTGCCGCTCGTAAAGATTCTGCCCGAACTCGCCGGTTATCCCGAACCGAAAAATTATCTTATACTATTATCCAACAACGCCGAGCTCCGGCCGGCTGGCGGATTTCTTGGCACTTATGGAATATTTAAGGTCGCGGACGGTGAAATTCTGGACCTCTCGACCCACGATGTGTACGCGCTTGACCGCCAGGCCGAATCTTTTTTGCGCGTGGATCCGCCGCCGCCGCTCGTGAAATATCTCAAGGTGAACAACTGGTATATGCGCGACGCCAACTGGTCGCCGGATTTTGCTGCGTCGGCGCAGAAGGTTCTTTGGTTTTATTCCGAAGAGGCGCGCGGGGTTGCCACCCGCCGCGGTTCGCCGCTCCCCGAAGCGCCGCTTATAAATTTTAACGGCGTGATTTCCGTGAACCCGACCGTAGTTGCGGACATTCTTTCTATCATCGGCCCGATTACGATTGAAAATCAAACATTTAATTCTGAGAATTTTATTGATTCGCTCGAGTATCAGGTTGAAGTTGCTTTTCTTTCCGACGGCACCCCGCGCAGTCAGCGAAAAGAAATTATTAGCCTGCTTTCGGCGGAGATAATTGATAAATTATTTTCACTCCCGGCTGTGAAATGGATAGATGTTCTACGCGAGGCAGAACGTGGGCTGGAAGAGCGGGAAATTATTGTTTATGAAAACGACCCCGATATTCAGGAATCGCTTGAATTCCAAAATTGGGCCGGACGCGTCCGGTCGACTGACGGAGATTTCCTGAAAGTCGTTGACGCCAATCTCGCGAGTCTTAAAACCGATCCGTACGTTGAGCGTCAAATCAAATACGAATCTTGGTTTGAGGAGGACGGCGCTCTCATGGCCCGGGTGAATATTCATTATAAAAACACAGCCGGCTTCAGCTGGAAGACGACGCGTTATCGCACTTATACCCGCGTCTACGCGCCCGAGGGAAGTGAGTTGGTTTCCGTTACCGGCAGTCTCAGGGATGATAAACTCGCCAATCCCGGTCTTGAGCCCGGCACGCCGGACGAATATAACGAGCTCGGCAAAACGGTTTTTGGCGCCTTCACCGCCATTGAGCCCGGAGCCCAGGGCGATCTTGTCTTCACCTACAAACTGCCCGAGTCGGTCAGCGCAATGATAAAGAACGGAGATTATAATCTTTACGTTGAAAAACAGGCCGGAGCGGTGGCTTATGGCTTGACTTTGTCCCTGAATTTTGATAAAAACTTAAAGCAAGCCGAACCGGCAGAGCTTGAATCGCACTGGGGAGACCGGAGTTATAATCTTGAGACCGACCTTAGGGTCGATCGCACCGTCAATATAAAATTCTAA
- a CDS encoding rod shape-determining protein: MWVKKIGIDLGTATVLVYVPKRGIILNEPSVVAISTIDKKVLAVGREAKDMLGRTPDSIIARRPLKDGVIADYRTTEAMLKYFINKALGGMRLFRPEVMVAVPGGITSTERRAVIDAAIAAGAKAAYIIKEPIVAAIGADIPIGSASGHMVVDIGGGTAEIAVISLGGIVASESVRIGGTKFDLAIMEHVRRKYGLAIGERTAEEVKINIGSAMYMENKLTMEVKGRDMMTGLPRIITITSDDITDAIQNELDGIIDAIKDVLQKTPPELSADVMDKGMILTGGSALLRNLGQLFREATGVSAYVADEPQLCVAKGTGIALENLESYKRSIFSG; the protein is encoded by the coding sequence ATGTGGGTTAAAAAAATCGGCATTGATCTCGGAACAGCAACCGTGCTTGTCTACGTTCCAAAACGCGGCATCATTTTGAATGAGCCGTCGGTTGTTGCGATTTCCACGATTGATAAAAAAGTTCTGGCCGTGGGTCGCGAAGCGAAAGACATGCTCGGCCGCACGCCGGATTCAATCATTGCGCGCCGTCCCTTGAAAGACGGCGTAATTGCCGATTATCGCACTACCGAAGCGATGCTTAAATATTTCATTAACAAGGCGCTGGGTGGCATGCGTCTTTTTCGTCCCGAGGTTATGGTCGCGGTTCCGGGCGGCATTACCTCAACCGAGCGCCGCGCCGTGATTGACGCGGCCATCGCCGCCGGCGCCAAAGCGGCCTACATCATCAAAGAACCGATTGTCGCGGCCATCGGCGCCGATATTCCGATTGGCAGCGCGTCCGGCCACATGGTTGTTGACATCGGCGGCGGCACCGCCGAGATTGCCGTAATCTCTTTGGGCGGAATCGTGGCTTCTGAATCGGTGCGCATCGGCGGCACGAAGTTCGATCTCGCCATCATGGAGCACGTACGCCGCAAATACGGTCTCGCCATCGGCGAGCGCACGGCCGAAGAAGTAAAAATCAATATTGGCTCGGCCATGTATATGGAAAATAAATTGACCATGGAAGTAAAAGGCCGCGACATGATGACCGGATTGCCGCGCATCATCACCATCACTTCGGACGATATTACCGATGCGATTCAAAATGAACTTGACGGTATCATTGACGCCATCAAAGACGTTTTGCAAAAAACCCCGCCCGAACTTTCGGCCGATGTCATGGACAAGGGCATGATTTTGACCGGCGGTTCAGCCCTGCTTCGCAATCTTGGCCAACTTTTCCGCGAAGCAACCGGCGTGTCCGCCTACGTAGCGGATGAGCCCCAGCTCTGCGTGGCAAAGGGCACCGGCATCGCGCTTGAAAATCTTGAATCCTACAAGCGTTCTATTTTTTCCGGATAA
- a CDS encoding glycosyltransferase family 1 protein: MIIGIEAARPNRPQKTGTEWYGYHVIQEIKKIADPSDRFILYTNDPLRSGLEIMPNANWREKRLGWPIPKFWTQGRLSLEMLVNSPDAVFIPAHAMPIIHVKNTVVTLHDVGFERFPELYSRADLWYHRWSAKFIIRHAAKIITVSNFSKNELVELYGAPAEKIFVTHLGYDAERYRVIEPAEVEKVLLKHRIKTPYIFYIGRLERKKNIPLLIEAFGRFKQKNQNDSHSLVLVGRPGFDYEKIQENIKKFNLEQWVIQTGWVGEDSIPYFYNGAAAFVFPSRYEGFGIPLIEAMACGTPILASRAGSIPEVAADAALYFETESADSLIAGMENILNNQELRGCLRAAGLARCQNFSWARTARQTLEILKSNSRF, encoded by the coding sequence ATGATCATTGGGATTGAGGCGGCTCGTCCGAACCGGCCGCAAAAAACCGGCACCGAATGGTACGGTTACCACGTGATTCAGGAAATTAAAAAAATCGCCGATCCTTCGGATCGGTTTATTTTATATACAAATGATCCTCTCCGTTCCGGCCTTGAGATAATGCCCAATGCGAACTGGCGCGAGAAGCGGCTCGGCTGGCCGATTCCGAAGTTTTGGACCCAGGGCCGCCTGTCGCTCGAGATGCTCGTAAATTCGCCGGATGCGGTTTTTATACCCGCGCATGCCATGCCAATTATTCATGTCAAGAATACGGTGGTCACTCTGCATGACGTTGGTTTTGAAAGATTTCCCGAGCTTTATTCCCGCGCCGATCTCTGGTACCACCGTTGGTCCGCGAAATTCATCATCCGCCATGCCGCGAAAATTATCACGGTTTCAAATTTTTCAAAAAACGAACTCGTTGAGCTTTATGGCGCTCCGGCGGAAAAAATCTTTGTTACGCATCTGGGCTACGATGCCGAACGCTATCGGGTTATTGAGCCGGCCGAGGTGGAAAAAGTTTTACTGAAGCATAGAATCAAAACGCCGTATATTTTTTATATCGGCCGCCTGGAGCGCAAAAAAAATATTCCGCTGCTTATTGAAGCCTTCGGACGCTTTAAGCAAAAGAATCAAAACGACTCGCACTCGCTCGTTCTGGTCGGTCGGCCGGGATTTGATTATGAAAAAATTCAGGAAAATATAAAAAAATTCAATCTTGAACAATGGGTAATCCAAACCGGCTGGGTGGGGGAGGATAGTATCCCGTATTTTTACAACGGCGCGGCGGCGTTTGTTTTTCCGAGCCGTTACGAAGGCTTCGGCATCCCGCTCATTGAAGCAATGGCCTGCGGCACGCCGATTCTCGCGTCGCGCGCCGGGTCCATTCCCGAAGTTGCGGCCGATGCGGCGTTGTATTTTGAAACCGAGAGTGCGGATTCGCTCATCGCGGGCATGGAAAATATTCTGAACAATCAGGAGTTGCGCGGCTGTCTCCGCGCCGCCGGCTTGGCCCGCTGCCAAAATTTTTCCTGGGCTCGTACCGCCCGTCAGACTTTGGAAATTTTGAAATCAAATTCTAGATTCTAG
- a CDS encoding helix-turn-helix domain-containing protein: MIEQELQKFGLSQKEIKVYLSSLQSGPRSAQEISRVAGVNRVTCYVILESLKGYGLVTQVDGERGRLFAAENPANIIRFLESREREIQDVKARVHRAMPELMAIFNGLGDKPLIRFLDGIEGIEVIQREVFEKDVKNIDSIACLDAAFEHIDPYEFTEYRENMIAKKITGRTIYTSKKYTTEYLPDGYEKCQELRRLPFEKFNFPAEIWIADNFAAIFSFQGKPAVIAIEHPAIIAAMKTWFELAWEAAAHHAQQ, from the coding sequence ATGATTGAACAGGAGTTGCAAAAATTTGGCTTAAGCCAAAAAGAAATTAAGGTCTACCTTTCTTCGCTCCAGAGCGGTCCGCGCTCGGCGCAGGAGATTTCGCGCGTTGCCGGCGTCAACCGTGTCACGTGCTATGTCATCCTTGAATCCCTAAAGGGATACGGCTTGGTTACCCAGGTGGACGGGGAACGGGGCCGGCTTTTTGCCGCGGAAAATCCGGCGAATATCATAAGATTTTTGGAATCCCGCGAAAGAGAAATCCAGGATGTGAAGGCCAGGGTGCACCGCGCTATGCCTGAACTCATGGCGATATTCAACGGCTTAGGCGATAAGCCGCTCATCCGTTTCCTTGACGGCATTGAAGGCATTGAGGTTATCCAGCGGGAGGTTTTTGAAAAAGATGTCAAAAACATTGACAGCATCGCCTGCCTGGATGCGGCGTTTGAACATATTGATCCCTACGAGTTCACCGAATATCGTGAGAACATGATCGCCAAGAAAATTACCGGACGGACAATCTACACTTCAAAAAAATATACAACCGAATATCTGCCCGACGGATATGAAAAATGCCAGGAATTGCGCCGCCTGCCGTTTGAAAAATTTAATTTTCCCGCCGAAATCTGGATTGCGGATAATTTCGCCGCCATTTTCAGCTTTCAGGGCAAGCCGGCGGTTATCGCGATTGAGCATCCTGCCATTATTGCCGCAATGAAAACCTGGTTTGAGCTCGCGTGGGAAGCGGCCGCGCACCACGCCCAGCAATAA
- a CDS encoding FAD-dependent oxidoreductase gives MAFKNLFEPIMIGSLKLKNRLVLPPMVRNWATERGEVTDRLVDHYAALARGGTAMLILEAIYVSPEGRGFTYQMGIDNDALVPGLKKLVDAAHQYGAAIGPQLYHAGRQTNSKTISQPPVAPSPIPCPVQREMPRELSAEEISEIENAFAAAALRAKGAGFDFVEVHGAHGYLITQFLSAYSNKRKDAYGGDLEGRMAFLKNIIKKIRAAVGPDYPVTVRLSGEERVPGGLTIDDTKKIVKELEKLGIDAVHISVGNYGSFAEGLMIPTMAAPTGALVYLAEQVKKSTRLPVIAVGKINTPELAEEIIANGQADMVALGRELMADPEWPNKVRDGRADEIQRCIACNQGCIDRLFAGLDTQCVVNPLFGREREFAVTPAADLKKIMVIGGGPAGMQAAIVAKKRGHGVAIYEQGSELGGALLFAQKPPHREGIAWLVKDFIAQIHELGIEENFNTEVTPELVAEVKPDAIIIATGSECALPPIPGVNLPNVMSPRDVLSGQVRVGNSVIVAGGGCVGAEVAEYLVERGHKVKIVEMREAIVSDLGFADGVQLRARLEKLGVEIFTKTKILEIKKDGIVIEREGLPARLAEAVAKRAGRQGKRDEIGGESLVLCLGSKSVNDLEKLLVGAASEIVVVGDAVEPRRILEAVYEGYAAGLNI, from the coding sequence ATGGCGTTTAAAAATCTTTTTGAGCCGATAATGATCGGCTCGCTCAAATTAAAAAATCGTTTGGTCCTGCCACCCATGGTGCGAAACTGGGCAACCGAACGCGGCGAGGTGACCGACCGATTGGTGGATCATTATGCCGCCCTCGCTCGCGGCGGTACGGCCATGCTGATTCTTGAGGCGATCTATGTTTCGCCCGAGGGTCGCGGCTTTACTTATCAGATGGGCATCGATAATGATGCCTTGGTTCCGGGACTAAAAAAATTAGTTGATGCCGCGCATCAATATGGCGCGGCAATCGGGCCGCAGCTATATCATGCCGGCCGCCAGACAAACTCAAAAACTATCAGCCAGCCGCCGGTCGCGCCTTCGCCCATCCCGTGCCCGGTTCAGCGGGAAATGCCGCGCGAACTCTCGGCCGAGGAAATTTCCGAAATTGAAAACGCCTTCGCCGCGGCCGCCCTGCGCGCCAAGGGAGCGGGATTTGATTTTGTTGAAGTGCACGGTGCGCACGGTTATCTCATTACGCAATTTTTATCCGCGTATTCAAACAAAAGAAAAGACGCGTACGGCGGCGATCTTGAAGGCCGCATGGCATTTTTAAAAAATATCATTAAAAAAATTAGAGCTGCGGTTGGCCCGGATTATCCCGTGACCGTGCGGCTTTCGGGTGAGGAGCGCGTTCCCGGCGGTCTCACCATTGACGACACGAAAAAAATCGTCAAAGAGCTGGAAAAACTCGGCATTGACGCGGTGCACATTTCCGTCGGCAATTACGGAAGCTTTGCCGAGGGACTCATGATTCCGACCATGGCCGCGCCGACCGGAGCGCTGGTATATCTCGCCGAACAGGTGAAGAAATCAACCAGGCTGCCGGTAATCGCGGTCGGAAAAATCAACACCCCCGAACTCGCTGAAGAAATTATTGCGAACGGCCAGGCCGATATGGTTGCCCTCGGCCGGGAGCTTATGGCCGATCCGGAATGGCCGAACAAGGTGCGCGATGGCCGCGCCGATGAGATTCAGCGGTGCATTGCCTGCAACCAGGGATGCATTGACCGGCTGTTTGCCGGGCTTGATACTCAGTGCGTGGTCAATCCGCTTTTCGGGCGCGAACGCGAATTCGCGGTTACCCCGGCGGCTGATTTAAAAAAAATCATGGTGATCGGCGGCGGTCCGGCGGGCATGCAGGCCGCGATTGTCGCCAAGAAACGCGGACATGGAGTTGCGATTTATGAACAAGGAAGCGAACTTGGCGGCGCTTTGCTTTTTGCGCAGAAACCGCCGCATCGCGAGGGCATCGCCTGGCTGGTTAAGGATTTTATCGCTCAAATACACGAACTCGGCATTGAGGAAAATTTCAATACCGAAGTGACGCCCGAACTTGTCGCCGAGGTCAAACCCGACGCGATTATTATCGCCACCGGCTCGGAGTGTGCCCTTCCTCCGATTCCGGGAGTAAATCTGCCGAACGTGATGTCGCCGCGCGATGTTCTTTCCGGCCAGGTCAGAGTTGGAAATAGTGTTATCGTCGCTGGCGGCGGCTGTGTCGGCGCCGAGGTAGCCGAATATTTGGTCGAGCGCGGACATAAAGTGAAAATTGTGGAAATGAGAGAGGCGATTGTCAGCGATCTTGGATTTGCGGACGGCGTTCAGCTGCGCGCCCGTTTGGAAAAACTTGGCGTTGAAATTTTTACAAAAACAAAAATTCTTGAAATAAAAAAAGACGGTATTGTGATTGAGCGCGAAGGCCTGCCTGCTCGCCTCGCTGAAGCTGTGGCGAAGCGGGCCGGTAGGCAGGGCAAACGCGATGAAATCGGTGGCGAGAGTCTGGTGCTTTGCCTCGGCTCAAAATCGGTTAATGATCTCGAAAAATTGCTCGTCGGAGCCGCGTCCGAAATCGTGGTTGTCGGCGACGCCGTGGAACCGCGGCGTATTCTTGAAGCGGTCTACGAAGGCTATGCCGCCGGATTAAATATTTAA
- a CDS encoding helix-turn-helix domain-containing protein, with translation MKLEKTLNKLGLSDKEARVYLAALELGPEAVQEIAKKSGVNRATTYVMIESLIRRGLMSSYEQGKKRLFAPEEPNRLFNSLKSAEQEIEERQSALKSIMPDLLAICAGAENKPRIRLFEGYEGIISIKQDIQESGTDYMDNILDMDEFKRIFSGHEFDEQNKKFFKSKLNYRCILTSGPLEQEILEKFKVFSGIRFLERGKFFFPGEIGMYANKSAFLTYRGTMIGVIIESAEINQMLRAMFSMLWEMNIGEKL, from the coding sequence ATGAAACTTGAAAAAACATTGAACAAGCTCGGACTCTCGGACAAGGAAGCGCGCGTCTACCTCGCCGCGCTTGAACTCGGGCCCGAGGCCGTGCAGGAGATTGCCAAAAAATCCGGCGTCAACCGCGCCACCACTTACGTGATGATTGAGTCGCTCATCCGGCGCGGGCTCATGAGCTCATACGAGCAGGGGAAAAAACGGCTTTTCGCGCCAGAAGAACCCAACCGGCTTTTTAACTCTCTGAAATCCGCGGAGCAGGAAATTGAAGAAAGACAAAGCGCGCTTAAGTCAATCATGCCCGATCTTCTCGCCATTTGCGCTGGCGCCGAAAACAAGCCGCGCATCAGATTATTTGAGGGCTACGAAGGCATCATCTCCATAAAACAAGATATTCAGGAATCGGGAACTGATTATATGGATAACATACTTGATATGGATGAATTCAAAAGAATATTTTCTGGCCATGAGTTTGATGAGCAGAATAAAAAATTTTTTAAAAGTAAATTAAACTATCGCTGCATTTTAACCTCCGGTCCGCTGGAACAAGAAATATTAGAAAAGTTTAAAGTGTTTTCTGGCATCAGATTCTTGGAAAGAGGAAAATTTTTTTTCCCGGGAGAGATCGGGATGTACGCAAACAAGTCCGCGTTCCTAACTTATCGCGGCACCATGATCGGCGTAATAATTGAAAGTGCGGAAATCAATCAAATGCTTCGGGCCATGTTCAGCATGCTTTGGGAGATGAATATTGGCGAAAAATTATAA
- a CDS encoding putative metal-binding motif-containing protein, which yields MRNIVILFVAAMLMGCYGTDRVDGDPIECSTDCDDGDPCTSDVCDSVAECQHFAIPDCLECDEDSDCMDEDPCTIGSCESGACVQTPSEDPLCSPSCESHLDCDDGDLCTMDVCGFDGACVHDQIDRVLIFFDEDGDGFGGVDSTSTSLHCPATEMPPGYVTNGDDCNDHRADIHPGAEEVCDLIHDNDCDGEIDEGVCEHNCPGESGFCPFEDGVPEGQVAIGLELIYSCVPESPTLWYMESPDEYLLSFATTNLEPGDTIERLAVHQTRGETPIPISGGPAGIVAILWAHGVRDGMSVDAFLGNVAQEDDGGFVFENITMPEIDNPYLKVRIYIGLYSGEVQFGLLNLNDLRVAGKTTTSERCTPEPQLGPHYFSVCPDHDRDDYEADWCGGSDDNDWDPFVH from the coding sequence ATGAGGAATATCGTAATACTGTTCGTGGCCGCGATGCTCATGGGATGCTACGGAACGGATAGGGTCGACGGCGATCCGATCGAGTGCTCAACCGACTGCGACGACGGTGACCCGTGCACCAGCGATGTGTGCGACTCCGTGGCCGAGTGCCAGCACTTCGCGATTCCGGATTGTCTGGAATGCGACGAAGACTCGGACTGCATGGACGAAGATCCGTGCACTATAGGTAGCTGCGAGAGCGGCGCGTGCGTACAGACACCGAGCGAGGACCCCCTCTGCTCCCCGTCCTGCGAGAGTCACCTGGACTGCGACGACGGCGATCTGTGCACCATGGACGTGTGCGGCTTCGACGGCGCGTGCGTCCATGACCAGATCGACCGCGTCCTGATATTCTTTGACGAAGACGGCGACGGGTTCGGCGGAGTGGACAGCACCAGCACTTCTCTACACTGTCCGGCCACCGAGATGCCCCCGGGGTACGTGACGAATGGCGACGACTGCAACGATCATCGCGCCGACATCCATCCGGGCGCTGAAGAAGTATGCGACCTCATCCACGACAACGACTGTGACGGCGAGATCGACGAGGGTGTGTGCGAACACAACTGCCCAGGCGAATCGGGCTTTTGCCCATTCGAGGACGGGGTTCCCGAAGGCCAGGTGGCGATCGGCCTCGAGCTGATCTACTCATGCGTTCCCGAATCCCCCACGCTGTGGTATATGGAGAGTCCGGATGAATACTTGCTTTCCTTTGCCACAACCAATCTGGAACCGGGTGATACGATCGAACGGTTGGCCGTGCATCAGACGCGCGGCGAAACACCGATCCCGATAAGCGGAGGCCCCGCAGGAATTGTCGCAATCCTTTGGGCGCATGGCGTCAGAGACGGCATGTCGGTAGATGCCTTTCTCGGAAACGTAGCCCAAGAAGATGATGGCGGTTTCGTTTTCGAGAATATAACGATGCCGGAAATCGACAATCCATACCTGAAGGTAAGGATCTATATAGGTCTTTATAGCGGCGAAGTCCAGTTCGGGCTTCTGAACCTCAACGACTTGCGGGTCGCAGGCAAGACCACAACCTCGGAACGCTGCACGCCCGAACCCCAACTCGGCCCCCATTACTTCTCGGTCTGCCCGGATCACGATCGAGACGATTATGAGGCAGATTGGTGCGGCGGCAGCGATGACAACGACTGGGACCCGTTCGTTCACTAG